A window from Vespa velutina chromosome 13, iVesVel2.1, whole genome shotgun sequence encodes these proteins:
- the LOC124953647 gene encoding uridine-cytidine kinase-like 1 isoform X1 — MAAKVKHYDPFSSASSESEDEEIYSDDCECLVDEICDEATPTSQSPRPPSTDLQKSPRSRRQRTTSMTQSSKKTSAESIIRSKRGTIYTAGRPPWYNSAGQQVEPFVIGICGGSASGKTTVATKIIESLSVQWVTLLSMDSFYKVLNEKQHEMAARNEYNFDHPDAFDIELLKTTLQRLKEGRMVEVPIYNFVTHRRESRTKTMYGANVIIFEGIFTFYNVDVLKMCDMKIFVDTDADVRLARRLRRDISQRGRDLEGVLKQYCTMVQPAFYYYIAPLMVHADIIVPRGGENEVAIELIVQHVHTQLQLRGFKLREQLAHSYIGQPLPTSLYLLPDTPQIKGLHTFIRNKDTYRDEFIFYSKRLIRLVIEYALSLLPFEEVTVETPQGIPYQGKRGATDKICGVSILRAGETMEQAVRDVCKDIRIGKILIQTNQQTGEPELYYLRLPKDIKDYRVILMDATVATGAAAMMAIRILLDHDVAEENVLLVSLLMAESGVHSIAYAFPKVKIVTSALDPEINNKFYVLPGIGNFGDRYFGTEPSSIDD; from the exons ATGGCTGCGAAGGTAAAACATTACGACCCGTTCAGCTCGGCGAGTTCAGAGAG CGAGgatgaagaaatttattcggACGATTGTGAATGTCTCGTCGATGAAATTTGCGACGAAGCGACACCCACGTCCCAATCGCCAAGACCACCTTCCACTG ATTTGCAAAAATCACCACGCTCGAGAAGACAACGTACTACAAGTATGACGCAATCTAGTAAAAAGACATCCGCGGAATCTATCATTAGAAGTAAGAGAGGAACCATATATACGGCTGGTAGACCGCCTTGGTATAATTCCGCGGGACAGCAGGTAGAACCCTTCGTAATTG GAATATGCGGTGGTAGTGCTTCGGGAAAAACTACAGTAGctacaaaaataatagaatcgtTGAGCGTACAATGGGTTACTCTTCTCAGTATGGATTCGTTTTACAAA gtattaaatgaaaaacagCATGAAATGGCGGCACGCAACGAATATAACTTCGATCATCCGGATGCGTTTGATATAGAACTTCTTAAGACTACGTTGCAACGATTAAAAGAGGGAAGAATGGTGGAAGTtcctatttataattttgtaacgCATCGTAGAGAAAGTAGGACT aaaacaaTGTATGGCGCCAATGTCATTATATTTGAGGGAATATTTACCTTTTATAATGTGGACGTATTGAAG ATGTGCGATATGAAGATATTCGTTGATACCGATGCCGACGTACGACTTGCACGAAGATTACGTAGAGATATATCGCAAAGAGGAAGAGACCTGGAAGGTGTCCTGAAACAATATTGTACTATGGTACAACCTgccttttattattacatagcACCGCTTATGGTCCATGCCGATATTATTGTACCTCGCGGCGGAGAAAATGAAGTTGCTATAGAACTTATTGTACAACATGTGCATACGCAATTGCAATTG AGAGGATTTAAGCTTAGAGAACAATTAGCCCATTCTTACATAGGTCAACCATTGCCAACGTCTTTGTATTTACTACCTGATACACCACAAATTAAAGGTCTACATACGTTTATAAGAAACAAGGATACCTATAGagatgaatttatattttattcgaaacgtTTGATACGCTTGGTGATAGAGTACGCATTGTCTCTGTTACCGTTCGAG GAAGTCACGGTGGAGACACCGCAAGGAATACCTTATCAAGGGAAACGTGGTGCGACAGACAAGATCTGTGGCGTGTCTATATTACGAGCTGGAGAAACGATGGAACAGGCGGTTCGAGATGTATGTAAAGACATAAGGAtaggaaaaattttaatacaaacGAATCAACAGACTGGTGAACCTGag CTGTATTATTTGCGTCTTCCGAAAGATATCAAGGATTACAGAGTCATATTAATGGATGCTACGGTAGCAACCGGTGCTGCTGCTATGATGGCCATTAGAATTCTTCTCGATCACGACGTAGcggaagaaaatgttttactAGTCTCTTTACTTATGGCGGAATCAGGTGTCCATTCTATCGCCTATGCTTTTCCAAAAGTGAAAATAGTTACTTCCGCTTTGGATCcagagataaataataaattttacgtaCTACCAGGTATCGGTAATTTTGGTGATAGATATTTCGGTACCGAGCCATCTTCCATAGACGATTAA
- the LOC124953650 gene encoding ras-related protein Rab-10 isoform X1 produces MAKKTYDLLFKLLLIGDSGVGKTCILFRFSDDAFSTTFISTIGIDFKIKTVELKGKKIKLQIWDTAGQERFHTITTSYYRGAMGIMLVYDITNEKTFENIVKWLRNIDEHANEDVEKMILGNKSDMEDKRVVSTEKGEAIAREHGIRFMETSAKANINIDRAFSELAEAILEKIQGKEPQDAPDRVTVDRRVERSSNRCC; encoded by the exons ATGGCGAAAAAGACGTACGACCTGTTGTTCAAGTTACTCCTCATCGGTGATTCCGGAGTCGGCAAGACTTGTATACTCTTCAGATTTTCCGATGACGCTTTCTCTACGACCTTCATATCTACCATAG gTATTGATTTCAAAATCAAGACCGTCGAgttgaaagggaaaaagatcaAATTACAGATATG GGATACCGCTGGCCAAGAAAGATTTCATACTATCACGACGTCCTATTACAGAGGTGCCATGGGTATAATGCTTGTTTATGAcataacaaatgaaaaaacatttgAGAATATAGTTAAATGGTTAAGAAATATCGATGAg CATGCAAATGAAGATGTAGAAAAAATGATACTTGGTAACAAAAGTGATATGGAAGATAAACGTGTTGTTAGTACTGAGAAAGGGGAAGCa atAGCAAGAGAGCATGGTATTAGATTTATGGAAACATCGGCGAAAGCTAACATTAATATTGATCGGGCATTCAGTGAATTAGCAGAAGCaattttggaaaaaattcAGGGAAAAGAACCGCAGGATGCTCCGGATAGAGTAACTGTCGATAGAAGGGTGGAGAGAAGTTCCAATCGGTGCtgctaa
- the LOC124953651 gene encoding uncharacterized protein C20orf85 homolog, whose product MEKNQDYKESKKVDRTLGIKRYNNIKNPVIFDRISKEVIKAEREAERKWLARYECLSREYFQKVLAEECRKAALPADTFKRKPPEDPTKCSPIPLKPSPTVPRTASAMVGWRSSRMEYNLEFTGPIYISPKLTVRSSTDIENYLAQQRFIFLG is encoded by the exons atggagaAAAATCAAGACTACAAGGAGAGCAAGAAAGTCGATAGAACGCTTGGCATAAAAcgttataataacataaaaaatccAGTGATTTTCGACAGGATTAG TAAAGAGGTGATAAAAGCCGAACGAGAGGCAGAACGGAAATGGTTGGCGAGATACGAATGTTTGTCcagagaatattttcaaaag GTGCTGGCAGAAGAATGCAGAAAAGCAGCACTTCCGGCGGATACTTTCAAGCGAAAACCGCCGGAAGACCCGACTAAATGTTCACCAATTCCCTTGAAACCTTCGCCGACCGTTCCCAGAACGGCGTCCGCAATGGTCGGCTGGAGATCTTCTCGCATGGAATACAATCTAGAGTTCACCGGccctatatatatttcaccAAAATTGACCGTTCGTTCGTCCAcggatatagaaaattatctgGCCCAACAGAGATTCATTTTTCTCGgttga
- the LOC124953647 gene encoding uridine-cytidine kinase-like 1 isoform X2 — protein MAAKVKHYDPFSSASSESEDEEIYSDDCECLVDEICDEATPTSQSPRPPSTDLQKSPRSRRQRTTSMTQSSKKTSAESIIRSKRGTIYTAGRPPWYNSAGQQVEPFVIGICGGSASGKTTVATKIIESLSVQWVTLLSMDSFYKVLNEKQHEMAARNEYNFDHPDAFDIELLKTTLQRLKEGRMVEVPIYNFVTHRRESRTKTMYGANVIIFEGIFTFYNVDVLKMCDMKIFVDTDADVRLARRLRRDISQRGRDLEGVLKQYCTMVQPAFYYYIAPLMVHADIIVPRGGENEVAIELIVQHVHTQLQLRGFKLREQLAHSYIGQPLPTSLYLLPDTPQIKGLHTFIRNKDTYRDEFIFYSKRLIRLVIEYALSLLPFEEVTVETPQGIPYQGKRGATDKICGVSILRAGETMEQAVRDVCKDIRIGKILIQTNQQTGEPEISRITESY, from the exons ATGGCTGCGAAGGTAAAACATTACGACCCGTTCAGCTCGGCGAGTTCAGAGAG CGAGgatgaagaaatttattcggACGATTGTGAATGTCTCGTCGATGAAATTTGCGACGAAGCGACACCCACGTCCCAATCGCCAAGACCACCTTCCACTG ATTTGCAAAAATCACCACGCTCGAGAAGACAACGTACTACAAGTATGACGCAATCTAGTAAAAAGACATCCGCGGAATCTATCATTAGAAGTAAGAGAGGAACCATATATACGGCTGGTAGACCGCCTTGGTATAATTCCGCGGGACAGCAGGTAGAACCCTTCGTAATTG GAATATGCGGTGGTAGTGCTTCGGGAAAAACTACAGTAGctacaaaaataatagaatcgtTGAGCGTACAATGGGTTACTCTTCTCAGTATGGATTCGTTTTACAAA gtattaaatgaaaaacagCATGAAATGGCGGCACGCAACGAATATAACTTCGATCATCCGGATGCGTTTGATATAGAACTTCTTAAGACTACGTTGCAACGATTAAAAGAGGGAAGAATGGTGGAAGTtcctatttataattttgtaacgCATCGTAGAGAAAGTAGGACT aaaacaaTGTATGGCGCCAATGTCATTATATTTGAGGGAATATTTACCTTTTATAATGTGGACGTATTGAAG ATGTGCGATATGAAGATATTCGTTGATACCGATGCCGACGTACGACTTGCACGAAGATTACGTAGAGATATATCGCAAAGAGGAAGAGACCTGGAAGGTGTCCTGAAACAATATTGTACTATGGTACAACCTgccttttattattacatagcACCGCTTATGGTCCATGCCGATATTATTGTACCTCGCGGCGGAGAAAATGAAGTTGCTATAGAACTTATTGTACAACATGTGCATACGCAATTGCAATTG AGAGGATTTAAGCTTAGAGAACAATTAGCCCATTCTTACATAGGTCAACCATTGCCAACGTCTTTGTATTTACTACCTGATACACCACAAATTAAAGGTCTACATACGTTTATAAGAAACAAGGATACCTATAGagatgaatttatattttattcgaaacgtTTGATACGCTTGGTGATAGAGTACGCATTGTCTCTGTTACCGTTCGAG GAAGTCACGGTGGAGACACCGCAAGGAATACCTTATCAAGGGAAACGTGGTGCGACAGACAAGATCTGTGGCGTGTCTATATTACGAGCTGGAGAAACGATGGAACAGGCGGTTCGAGATGTATGTAAAGACATAAGGAtaggaaaaattttaatacaaacGAATCAACAGACTGGTGAACCTGag ATATCAAGGATTACAGAGTCATATTAA
- the LOC124953644 gene encoding U3 small nucleolar RNA-associated protein 4 homolog, producing MTTFKIHNVRFYNLEPKSATCLCHEPKTKKLALARNDNSIEVWNVGNAPFVECTILGHSENSVESILWIGSRLFSTGLHGLIVEYNLITLGMKYKVAVTGGAAWCMDVNQQKTLIAVGTEDGYINTFSIAEDTLIYERIFDKQKGRILCIKWDNTGEMIYTGSTDTIRVWSAVSGHAIHKMTTSRTEAKKETIVWCLAVTDDNLIISGDSRGYLSFWDPHMGTLIESHESHTADILAVTLSHEKNVVYCAGVDPVVRSFCKVTLKSSGKPQWVKGIERRLHSHDVRALVEADGKLYSAGVDGYLAQSSYPPKILVKYPPLLQPPSVILCKRSRCVLLCYTNYLELWRLGSSVKASSESVKVGTLHQLDEEPIKLLELKTKGVESILSCAISKDSKTIVYSTDTHVRVFNFDVVEGDALLLRNDTDISANRIQKMLFSHNGKLLATINNDGKENVVTLYKLNKKSLRHIGSFQTTNESIVNVSLVCFSPDSKYLICADRRSSIAVYKVDGDLTQESLQPWQLPKYSCPPTAMAVQKGTLNLVIVYSDHKIVEYNIPRKQYTQFSNSLQSRIPKQWLARPFPIINICFDPYNENIIIMHDDSTVYIINKANELPEKEAKIPKCENGDITEDSSSALSLQSQHAFKVAKKYKHLVYLSWLNNEEMVAVEVNPIALTEKLPPTLKQKWFSV from the exons atgACAAcgtttaaaatacataatgtTAGATTTTATAATCTTGAGCCTAAATCTGCTACTTGCTTGTGTCACGAAccaaaaacgaagaaattagCACTTGCCAG AAACGATAATTCGATAGAGGTATGGAACGTTGGGAATGCACCGTTTGTCGAGTGTACAATCCTTGGTCATTCTGAAAATTCTGTGGAAAGCATTCTTTGGATCGGTTCAAGACTTTTCTCGACTGGTCTTCATGGTCTAATCgtggaatataatttaatcacATTGGGAATGAAATATAAGGTAGCGGTCACAGGTGGAGCAGCATGGTGTATGGACGTTAATCAGCAAAAAACACTTATTGCCGTTGGTACAGAGGATGGATACATTAATACGTTTTCCATCGCAGAAGATACATTAATTTATGAACGGATATTTGACAAACAAAAAGGTAGAATTCTATGTATTAAATGGGACAACACAGGAGAAATGATATATACTGGATCCACGGATACCATTAGAGTTTGGAGCGCTGTTTCAGGCCATGCAATTCATAAAATGACTACTTCTAGAACGgaagcgaaaaaagaaactatcgTATGGTGTCTCGCGGTGACAGACGATAATCTAATTATTTCTGGGGACTCTCGTGGTTATTTGTCCTTTTGGGATCCTCATATGGGTACTTTAATCGAGTCCCATGAAAGTCATACCGCCGACATATTGGCAGTGACATTGTctcatgaaaaaaatgttgtttATTGTGCGGGAGTTGATCCTGTCGTACGAAGTTTCTGTAAAGTTACTTTAAAATCTAGTGGAAAACCACAGTGGGTAAAGGGTATCGAAAGGAGATTACATTCTCATGACGTTAGAGCATTGGTAGAGGCAGATGGTAAATTATATTCTGCCGGAGTAGATGGTTATTTAGCTCAGTCGAGTTATCCTCCAAAAATATTAGTGAAATATCCACCTTTACTTCAGCCACCTTCCGTTATTCTATGTAAGAGGTCTAGATGTGTATTGTTGTGTTATACCAATTATCTTGAATTATGGAGACTCGGATCGTCGGTCAAAGCTTCTTCAGAATCTGTAAAAGTGGGCACGTTACACCAATTAGATGAAGAacctataaaattattagaactTAAAACAAAAGGAGTTGAAAGTATTTTATCTTGTGCCATTAGTAAAGATTCAAAAACAATTGTCTATTCAACGGATACCCATGTCAGAGTATTCAATTTTGACGTAGTAGAGGGAGACGCTCTCTTATTAAGAAATGATACCGATATATCTGCGAACAGAATACAGAAAATGTTGTTCAGCCATAATGGTAAACTATTAGCGACAATTAACAACGATGGGAAAGAGAACGTAGTAACATTATACAAGTTGAATAAGAAAAGCTTGAGGCACATTGGATCATTCCAAACAACGAATGAATCTATTGTAAATGTTAGCCTTGTATGTTTTTCACCAgatagtaaatatttaatatgtgcGGATCGCCGAAGCAGTATTGCAGTATATAAAGTCGATGGAGATCTTACGCAAGAATCTCTTCAACCGTGGCAGCTACCTAAGTACAGTTGTCCACCAACAGCTATGGCCGTGCAAAAAGGTACACTAAACCTCGTCATTGTATACTCCGATCAtaag atcGTCGAATATAATATACCCAGAAAACAGTACACCCAATTTTCAAATAGCTTGCAAAGTCGTATTCCGAAACAATGGTTGGCACGTCCGTttccaataataaatatttgttttgatCCATACAATGAgaacattataataatgcaTGATGATTCTacggtatatataataaataaagcgAATGAATTGCCAGAAAAAGAGGCGAAAATACCAAAATGTGAAAATGGCGATATCACGGAAGATAGCAGCTCTGCATTAAGTTTGCAATCGCAACATGCTTTCAAAGTTGCCAAAAAGTATAag CACCTTGTCTATTTGAGCTGGTTGAACAATGAAGAAATGGTCGCGGTCGAAGTTAATCCAATTGCATTGACAGAGAAATTACCACCGACTTTAAAACAGAAGTGGTTCAGCGTATAA
- the LOC124953645 gene encoding uncharacterized protein LOC124953645, with amino-acid sequence MPGGVVFLVCIPTLSYEHELVFGIPVKPPKKSEELTPSVAGPKVDLRLKEVKTKAQLLTLDNNDDDDDDDDDDLENEVALVGDDDTDLDISSRKYSRARAALRSKTPIFVSMETVLTELLKKLKVEHVVWCKDKENMYYEVIFPVPAGDACENCIHCLTEMGIGVKMNSIVSVIPTQCTYNSVGSNGSAMIKDEIARRKKEAQDRKDAWTDFVDSIRSKLTVKQVVDGVRSGGDLSFDYVLLVLTADCLAALGLVENSATNVVAAMLVSPLMGPVMSLTFGTIIADRSLQLIGLKSLLLGIFLSILFGFIFGLILGTTEMPWGFNDWPTDEMKGRGNYRSLWMGVLWALPSGTGVAVALLQGSNGPLIGVAISASLLPPVVNCGLFWALGCIWLIYRPIKMPHIKGESYTDFNSSYVYVYTDYLPVEFFCNGIISACLTFINVMCIFITAIIVLKIKEVAAPYTSTPELRRFWEHDIRLVRDKNISRDNSSLDSSYYDGLSKTKQKVLERTLNEAVREAIDDETFRKVQRMSYGHGAEEITPKLGLPMHVAVNNGDGRSRDEIIDRSTSVDRPSNGLPDSTSTNEDLEALDRLITYLLGQPISTANNNLDTWRRSRQASARGYRQLYGTGAAAEAGNIGTTPF; translated from the exons ATGCCCGGTGGTGTAGTATTTTTAGTGTGCATTCCTACTTTGAGTTACGAGCACGAACTAGTTTTTGGTATCCCCGTGAAACCCCCGAAAAAATCTGAAGAACTTACTCCCTCTGTCGCCGGGCCTAAAGTCGATTTACGATTGAAAGAAGTGAAAACTAAAGCACAGCTACTCACGctcgacaacaacgacgatgacgacgacgacgacgacgacgacctgGAGAACGAGGTTGCGCTCGTTGGCGACGATGACACTGATTTGGACATTTCATCGCGAAAATATTCACGTGCTCGGGCTGCTCTTCGTTCAAAGACACCTATCTTCGTTTCCATGGAAACG GTGTTGACGGAATTGCTAAAGAAACTCAAAGTGGAGCACGTTGTATGGTGCAAAGACAAGGAGAACATGTACTACGAG GTCATATTCCCAGTTCCTGCTGGCGATGCATGTGAAAACTGTATACATTGTCTTACAGAGATGGGCATAGGAGTCAAAATGAATTCCATCGTCAG TGTAATACCGACTCAGTGTACCTATAATAGCGTGGGATCTAACGGATCGGCAATGATCAAGGACGAAATAGCTCGCAG GAAAAAAGAAGCTCAGGATCGGAAGGATGCTTGGACTGATTTCGTAGATTCTATACGTTCAAAGTTGACGGTCAAGCAAGTGGTGGATGGTGTTCGAAGTGGCGGcgatctttctttcgattacgTTCTACTGGTGTTAACGGCAGA TTGTTTAGCTGCGTTGGGTCTTGTTGAAAACAGTGCAACCAATGTGGTAGCAGCCATGTTGGTATCACCTTTGATG GGACCCGTTATGTCTTTGACCTTTGGCACGATAATAGCAGACAGAAGTCTTCAATTGATTGGATTGAAGAGTCTCTTGTTAGGTATATTCTTGTCTATACTTTTTGGATTTATATTTGGCCTTATCCTTGGCACGACAGAAATGCCTTGGGGTTTCAACGATTGGCCGACCGACGAAATGAAAGGCAG AGGTAACTACAGATCTCTTTGGATGGGTGTACTGTGGGCACTTCCTTCGGGTACAGGTGTAGCCGTAGCCTTGTTGCAAGGTAGTAATGGTCCTTTGATCGGTGTTGCTATATCCGCTTCGTTGTTACCACCGGTTGTTAATTGC GGCTTGTTTTGGGCTCTTGGATGCATCTGGTTGATATATCGGCCTATCAAAATGCCACACATAAAAGGAGAATCTTATACCGATTTCAATAGTTCTTACGTATACGTTTATACAGATTATCTGCCCGTGGAGTTCTTTTGCAATGGGATTATCAGTGCATGCTTGACCTTTATTAATGTAATGTGTATTTTCATCACGGCGATAATAGTTCTCAAG aTTAAGGAAGTAGCCGCGCCGTATACTTCTACACCGGAATTAAGACGATTCTGGGAACATGATATACGTTTGGTtcgtgataaaaatatttccagaGATAACAGTTCTCTTGATTCAAG CTATTATGACGGGTTGAgtaaaactaaacaaaaagtATTAGAACGAACTCTAAACGAAGCCGTACGCGAGGCAATCGACGACGAGACCTTTAGAAAAGTTCAAAGAATGAGTTATGGGCATGGGGCAGAAGAG atCACTCCGAAACTTGGCCTTCCTATGCACGTTGCCGTCAATAACGGAGATGGAAGGTCAAGGGACGAAATAATTGATCGTTCCACGAGCGTTGATCGTCCATCAAACGGTTTACCAGATTCTACAAGTACCAACGAAGACCTCGAGGCTCTTGATAGACTGATCACATATCTTCTGGGTCAACCAATTAGTACTGCTAACAATAACTTGGATACATGGCGCCGATCGCGTCAAGCGAGCGCTAGAGGTTACAGACAACTATATGGAACTGGTGCAGCCGCTGAAGCTGGTAACATTGGTACAACACCTTTCTAA
- the LOC124953648 gene encoding protein lifeguard 1-like — protein MTTWNTPGAGYYPGQQGFPFPPQNPGYPPPQEGYPPPYSGGNVPPPPGFVPPPGIPPYGHVPPTTGTPFGVTPQPGMYGSSYAEDPLQDDVKGFEFSDKTIRNGFIRKVYSILMVQLLITLSLIATFLYHKPTQRWAMQHREIFWICFAATIILIICMACCTTVRRKAPMNFIFLFLFTLAEGVLLAMAASTYKSEEVLMAVGITAAICLALTIFAFQTKYDFTSCHTILFIAVIVLLIFGIIAMIWPSKIMQLVYASLGALIFSFYLIYDTQMIIGGKHKYSTSPEEYIFAALNLYLDVINIFLDILTIIGASRD, from the exons atGACCACTTGGAACACACCAGGTGCAGGATACTATCCAGGGCAACAAg gTTTTCCTTTCCCACCACAAAATCCTGGTTATCCACCGCCACAGGAAGGATATCCACCTCCGTATTCCGGAGGAAACGTTCCGCCAC cACCAGGATTTGTACCACCACCAGGGATACCACCTTACGGTCACGTTCCACCTACCACTGGAACACCATTTGGTGTAACTCCACAGCCAGGAATGTATGGTTCAAGTTACGCAGAAGATCCTTTACAAGACGATGTAAAGGGATTTGAATTTAGCGACAAAACAATACGAAATGGATTTATTAG AAAAGTATATTCCATTTTAATGGTTCAGCTATTGATTACTTTATCATTGATAGCTACATTTCTGTATCATAAACCAACACAGAGATGGGCGATGCAACATCGAGAAATATTTTGGATTTGTTTTGCCGCGACAATAATTTTGATCATTTGTATGGCTTGTTGTACCACTGTTAGACGTAAGGCTCCGATgaatttcatctttcttttcttatttacgtTAGCGGAGGGAGTCTTATTAGCGATGGCTGCGTCTACTTACAAATCAGAAGAA GTATTGATGGCAGTCGGAATAACAGCAGCTATTTGTTTAGCGCTAACAATTTTTGCGTTTCAAACGAAATACGATTTTACCAGCTGTCATACCATTTTATTCATAGCCGTCATCGTCTTACTTATATTCGGTATTATTGCAATGATCTGGCCTAGTAAGATCATGCAGCTTGTTTACGCATCGTTAGGTGcccttattttttcattctatttgaTTTATGATACTCAAATGATAATCGGAGGTAAACACAAGTATTCGACTTCTCCTGAAGAGTACATTTTTGCGGCATTGAATTTGTATCTAGatgttattaacattttcttgGACATTCTTACTATCATTGGCGCGTCTCGGGAttaa
- the LOC124953650 gene encoding ras-related protein Rab-10 isoform X2 encodes MAKKTYDLLFKLLLIGDSGVGKTCILFRFSDDAFSTTFISTIGIDFKIKTVELKGKKIKLQIWDTAGQERFHTITTSYYRGAMGIMLVYDITNEKTFENIVKWLRNIDEIAREHGIRFMETSAKANINIDRAFSELAEAILEKIQGKEPQDAPDRVTVDRRVERSSNRCC; translated from the exons ATGGCGAAAAAGACGTACGACCTGTTGTTCAAGTTACTCCTCATCGGTGATTCCGGAGTCGGCAAGACTTGTATACTCTTCAGATTTTCCGATGACGCTTTCTCTACGACCTTCATATCTACCATAG gTATTGATTTCAAAATCAAGACCGTCGAgttgaaagggaaaaagatcaAATTACAGATATG GGATACCGCTGGCCAAGAAAGATTTCATACTATCACGACGTCCTATTACAGAGGTGCCATGGGTATAATGCTTGTTTATGAcataacaaatgaaaaaacatttgAGAATATAGTTAAATGGTTAAGAAATATCGATGAg atAGCAAGAGAGCATGGTATTAGATTTATGGAAACATCGGCGAAAGCTAACATTAATATTGATCGGGCATTCAGTGAATTAGCAGAAGCaattttggaaaaaattcAGGGAAAAGAACCGCAGGATGCTCCGGATAGAGTAACTGTCGATAGAAGGGTGGAGAGAAGTTCCAATCGGTGCtgctaa